In Deltaproteobacteria bacterium, the genomic stretch CCCAGGAGAAAAGGAAAGGTAGACACTAAACGAAAACTTCAATCGAGAAGAAAATAGCTCTATTTACAAATACTTACAACCTGACAGCCTTATGGCCTTCTTACGGAACATCCGGTGGATAGAAAACAAGGATGAAAAGCTGGATTGGAATGTTGAGAAAATGAAATTTTCCAGGGGAAAAACCGACCTTAAATACAATGACCTTCTAACACTTGACGGCATCCCACCTGAGGCCTTTGAATATCGCCTGGGCAACCGCTCCGCTCTAGAGTGGATCATTGACCAATATAGGGTTAAAACCGATAAACGCAGCGGCATTGTCAATGATCCGAATCAGCCTGATGACCAGCGATACATCGTCCGGCTTGTAGGCAAAGTGGTTACCGTTAGTTTAGATACAGTTAAGATAGTTAATAGCTTACCCAAATTAGAGTAAAGAAAATAATCCCTGTAAATCTTGTAGGTCAGGGTGGCCCGCAAAGCGGGTCTGCCTGACAATATTAACTCATTCCCGCGAAAGCAGGAATCCATTTTCCCGGTTTCTGCCGTCCAATACCAGATGCTTATATTTGCCCTTTACAAATTCCTGTCTTTCAGAACCGTTTTCCAGAACATCCTTGCCCAATAAGGGGCGGTGGGTTAAACTAATTACTGTAGTTTTTAGAGGCCTTCGTTTTGCTGCTTTATTTTCAGGACTCAAGGCAAATATGAGCAGATCAGGCTTGAGTTGGGTCATGCCGGAAAGGAATGAAATCTCAAATGGAACGCACACTATCCATCATCAAACCCGATGCGGTTTCTCAAGGAAAAATTGGTGAAATTATGGCGCGTATCGAGGCTGAGGGTCTTAAGATCAAGGCCATGAAGATGCTGCGTCTGACTAAAAGAGAGGCACAAGGCTTTTACGCCGTACACCAAGGCAAGCCTTTTTTTGATCCCCTGACCGATTTCATGAGTTCAGGGCCGGCAGTGGTGATGGTTCTGGAAGGTGAAGAGGCCATCAGTAAGTACCGAAACCTGATGGGCGCTACGAATCCCAAAGATGCCGCGCCCGGGACCTTGCGGTCGGAATTTGCCACTGACGTTGAAAAAAATGCGGTCCACGGCTCTGATGCGCTGGAAACGGCGTCTTTTGAGATTCAATATTTTTTTAATGAGTTAGAGATAGTCAATTAGGCAGAATCGGACCAAAGGCGCGTGACGAAACTCAAGGATATCGGCGAACTGGACCTGAT encodes the following:
- the ndk gene encoding nucleoside-diphosphate kinase; the protein is MERTLSIIKPDAVSQGKIGEIMARIEAEGLKIKAMKMLRLTKREAQGFYAVHQGKPFFDPLTDFMSSGPAVVMVLEGEEAISKYRNLMGATNPKDAAPGTLRSEFATDVEKNAVHGSDALETASFEIQYFFNELEIVN